The following coding sequences are from one Primulina eburnea isolate SZY01 chromosome 15, ASM2296580v1, whole genome shotgun sequence window:
- the LOC140815351 gene encoding N6-mAMP deaminase, which yields MEWCVSMPKIELHAHLNGSIRDSTLLELAGDLSEKGAIVFSDVEHVILKNDRSLSEVFKMFDLIHILTTDHKTVTRITKEVIEDFAADNVVYLELRTTPKRNDSKGMSKHSYMEAVLEGIRSVNAVEVDLSDVETSARASLFCNGVERKKIYVRLLLSIDRRETTKAAMETVELALEMKNLGVVGIDLSGNPGIGEWVTYLPALEFAKKQGLPITLHCGEVPNQKEILAMLDFHPRRIGHACCFEEEEWEVLKSLKIPVEICLTSNIRTETIASVDVHHFADLYKSNHPLVLCTDDAGVFSTSLSYEYSLASSAFGLGRREMFLLAQKAIEVIFAGDEVKGELKEIFATYF from the exons ATGGAGTGGTGTGTGTCGATGCCCAAGATTGAATTACATGCGCACCTAAATGGCTCCATTAGAGACTCCACTCTGTT GGAACTGGCTGGAGATTTGAGTGAGAAGGGCGCTATAGTTTTCTCCGATGTGGAGCATGTAATTTTGAAAA ATGATCGATCACTCAGTGAAGTGTTCAAGATGTTTGATTTAATCCATATTCTTACTACTGATCACAAAACTGTCACAAGAATCACCAAAGAG GTTATTGAAGATTTTGCTGCTGATAATGTCGTTTACTTGGAATTGAGAACAACTCCAAAG AGGAATGATTCCAAGGGCATGAGCAAGCACTCATACATGGAAGCAGTTCTCGAAGGAATAAGATCCGTCAATGCTGTTGAGGTTGATCTTTCTGATGTGGAAACTTCAGCTCGTGCTTCTTTGTTTTGTAATGGAGTTGAAAGGAAAAAGATATACGTGAGGCTTCTTCTCAGTATTGACCGTCGTGAAACTACCAAAGCTGCTATGGAAACT GTTGAACTAGCGCTGGAAATGAAAAACTTGGGAGTGGTGGGCATAGATCTTTCTGGCAATCCAGGGATTGGTGAATG GGTGACGTATTTACCAGCTTTAGAGTTTGCGAAAAAGCAAGGGCTTCCAATCACGCTGCACTGTGGGGAG GTTCCCAATCAAAAGGAAATCCTCGCGATGCTAGATTTTCATCCGAGGAGAATCGGACATGCTTGTTGTTTTGAAGAGGAGGAGTGGGAAGTATTAAAAAGTCTCAAGATCCCG GTGGAGATTTGTTTAACTTCCAACATTAGAACCGAAACAATTGCTTCCGTGGATGTTCATCATTTCG CtgatttgtataaatcaaaccACCCATTAGTTTTATGCACGGACGATGCCGGAGTTTTTTCTACCAGTCTATCTTATGAGTACAGCCTTGCCTCATCTGCATTTG GTCTTGGAAGGAGGGAAATGTTTCTGCTAGCTCAGAAGGCCATTGAGGTTATTTTTGCTGGCGATGAAGTAAAAGGAGAACTGAAGGAGATATTTGCAACATACTTTTAG
- the LOC140814499 gene encoding homeobox-leucine zipper protein PROTODERMAL FACTOR 2-like gives MFQPNMFDSHLHLLDMGHKPPESEMDLIRDDEYESKSGTEILEAPSGDDQDPNQRPKKKQYHRHTQLQIQEMESFFKECPHPDDKQRKELGRRLNLEPLQVKFWFQNKRTQMKAQHERHDNTQLRTENEKLRAENIRYKEAISNASCPNCGGPADIGEMSFDEQHLRIENARLREEIDRISSIAAKYVGKPMLSYPHLSPGASRSLDLGVANFGPQAGMAGEIYGAPDLLRTVSGPTDADKPMIIELSVAAMEELIRMAQAGEPLWIPSIGNSAETLNEDEYMRTFPRGIGPKPLGLKSEASRESTVVIMNHANLVEILMDSNQWAILFSSIVSRAMTLDVLSTGVAGNYNGALQVMTAEFQVPSPLVPTRESYFARYCKQHADGIWAVVDVSLENLQATSLPRCRRRPSGCLIQELPNGYSKVTWIEHVEVDDRAVHNIYKPLVSSGLAFGARRWVATLDRQCERLASVMADNISAGDVGVISSPEGRKSMLKLAERMVMSFCTGVGASTAHTWTTLSGSGADDVRVMTRKSMDDPGRPPGIVLSAATSFWLPVPPKRVFNFLRDENSRSEWDILSNGGLVQEMAHIANGRHPGNSVSLLRVNSANSSQCNMLILQESCTDSTGSYVIYAPVDIVAMNVVLSGGDPEYVALLPSGFAILPDGPNNSVRETPEVGSGGSLLTVAFQILVDSVPTAKLSLGSVATVNSLIKCTVERIKGAVLCDAT, from the exons ATGTTTCAGCCAAACATGTTTGATAGCCACCTTCACTTGCTGGATATGGGACATAAACCTCCGGAAAGCGAAATGGATCTTATAAGGGATGATGAATATGAAAGCAAATCGGGGACGGAAATTTTGGAAGCCCCCTCTGGAGATGACCAAGATCCAAATCAACGTCCTAAGAAGAAGCAATATCATCGCCATACTCAACTTCAAATCCAGGAAATGGAATC ATTTTTTAAGGAATGCCCTCACCCTGATGATAAACAAAGGAAGGAGCTTGGCCGTCGATTGAATTTAGAGCCATTGCAAGTTAAATTTTGGTTTCAGAACAAGCGTACACAAATGAAG GCTCAACACGAACGCCATGATAATACGCAGCTGAGAACTGAAAATGAGAAGCTTCGTGCTGAGAACATACGCTATAAGGAAGCTATCAGCAATGCTAGTTGTCCAAACTGTGGAGGCCCAGCCGACATAGGTGAGATGTCATTCGATGAGCAGCATCTGAGGATCGAAAATGCTCGCTTAAGAGAAGAG ATCGATAGAATATCCAGTATCGCTGCAAAATATGTCGGAAAACCAATGCTCTCTTATCCCCATCTTTCTCCGGGAGCATCTCGTTCACTTGATCTAGGAGTGGCGAATTTCGGGCCTCAGGCAGGCATGGCTGGAGAGATTTATGGAGCTCCTGATCTTCTTAGGACAGTATCTGGCCCTACGGATGCGGACAAGCCAATGATTATCGAGCTTTCTGTTGCAGCAATGGAAGAATTGATAAGAATGGCTCAAGCAGGAGAGCCTTTATGGATACCTAGCATTGGTAACTCTGCAGAGACATTGAATGAAGACGAGTATATGCGGACATTCCCACGTGGGATTGGTCCGAAGCCTCTGGGATTGAAATCCGAAGCTTCTCGTGAGTCAACTGTGGTGATTATGAATCATGCCAATTTGGTGGAGATTCTAATGGATTCG AACCAATGGGCTATTCTGTTTTCAAGCATCGTATCTAGAGCAATGACTTTGGATGTTTTATCTACTGGCGTGGCAGGAAACTATAATGGAGCTTTACAAGTG ATGACTGCTGAGTTCCAAGTCCCATCTCCATTGGTCCCAACTCGCGAAAGCTACTTCGCAAGATATTGCAAACAACATGCTGACGGGATTTGGGCTGTTGTTGATGTTTCTTTGGAAAATTTACAAGCTACTTCCTTACCAAGATGCAGAAGGAGGCCATCTGGTTGTTTGATTCAAGAATTACCGAATGGTTATTCAAAG GTTACGTGGATTGAACATGTCGAAGTGGATGATAGAGCGGTTCACAACATCTACAAACCATTAGTCAGTTCTGGGCTTGCATTTGGTGCCAGACGTTGGGTTGCAACCCTTGACCGACAGTGTGAACGACTGGCAAGTGTTATGGCTGATAATATTTCAGCAGGAGATGTTGGTG TGATTTCTTCCCCGGAAGGTAGAAAGAGTATGTTGAAGCTTGCCGAGAGAATGGTGATGAGCTTCTGCACAGGCGTTGGCGCTTCAACTGCACACACTTGGACAACTTTATCTGGAAGTGGCGCTGACGATGTTCGAGTCATGACTAGAAAAAGCATGGATGATCCAGGCAGGCCTCCTGGTATTGTGCTTAGTGCTGCCACTTCATTTTGGCTCCCAGTTCCACCAAAAAGAGTATTCAATTTTCTACGGGACGAGAATTCGAGAAGTGAG TGGGATATTCTCTCCAACGGCGGACTTGTTCAAGAAATGGCGCATATAGCAAATGGCCGTCATCCAGGAAACTCCGTCTCTTTACTACGTGTCAAT AGTGCAAATTCAAGCCAATGCAATATGCTCATACTACAAGAGAGCTGCACTGATTCAACAGGATCTTATGTTATCTATGCTCCAGTTGATATTGTGGCTATGAATGTTGTCTTAAGCGGGGGTGATCCGGAGTATGTAGCTCTTCTACCATCTGGTTTTGCTATACTTCCTGATGGACCAAATAATTCAGTTAGAGAAACTCCCGAGGTTGGGTCCGGTGGATCTTTACTGACCGTCGCCTTTCAGATATTAGTAGATTCTGTCCCAACGGCAAAACTTTCGTTAGGCTCGGTAGCTACTGTTAATAGCCTTATTAAGTGCACTGTTGAAAGGATCAAAGGTGCTGTACTATGTGATGCCACATGA